The nucleotide window CACTTACAACTTGATTTACTGACGGGGGATTTGCTCCTAAATGAGAAACTGGACCGAGAAGAGCTCTGTGGCTTCACCGAGCCGTGTGTGCTACATTTTCAGATGGTATTGGAAAATCCTTTAGAGTTTTTTCGGGGTGAGCTGCATGTCAAAGACATAAATGATCACTCCCCTATGTTTCTAGACAaggaaatacttattaaaatatcAGAAAGTACCAGTAGTGGAACCACATTCCTAATGGAGAGTGCCCAAGATTTGGATGTAGGAACCAACAGTCTCCAAAACTACACACTTAGCCCTAATTCTCATTTCTACATTAAAATTCGAGACAGTGGTGATGGAAAGATATACCCAGAACTGGTCCTGGACAGAGCATTAGATCATGAGGAGGAGCCTGAGCTCACATTAACACTCATAGCACTGGATGGTGGATCTCCACCCAGGACTGGAACAACTTTGGTTCTCATCAAGGTCTTGGACATCAATGACAATGCCCCTGAGTTTGCTCAGAGGCTCTATGAAGTACATGTCCTGGAGGACACACCTGCTGGCTCCTGGATTATCACCATTTCTGCTAAGGATATGGATTCAGGAAATTATGGGAAAATATCATACACATTTTTGCATGCATCAGAAGATATTCGTAAAACATTTGAAATCAATCCAATATCTGGGGAGGTTCACTTGAGATCATGCCTGGATTTTGAAGTAATACAGTTCTACACTATAAATATTCAGGCAACAGATGGTGGGGGTCTTTCAGAAGAATGCAGTCTTCTGGTTAAAGTAGTAGATATAAATGATAATCCACCAGAAGTGACCATCTCATCATTTACAAAGACAATTCCAGAGAACGCCTCAGAGACTCTGGTTGCTCTTTTCAGCGTCCGAGACCAAGACGCCGGGGACAATGGGAGGATGGTTTGCTCTATTCAAGACGAGCTCCCTTTTTTTCTGAAACCAACCTTCAAGAACTTTTTCACTCTAGTTTCGGAAAAAGCACTGGACAGAGAGACAAGATCTGAGTACAACATCACCATCACCGTCACCGACTTAGGGACCCCCAGGCTGAAAACGCAGCACAACATAACCGTGACGGTCTCCGACGTCAACGACAACGCCCCCGCCTTCAGCCAAACCACCTACACCCTGCGCGTCCGCGAAAACAACAGCCCCGCCCTGCACATCGGCAGCGTGAGCGCCACGGACAGGGACTCGGGCGCCAACGCCCAGGTCACCTACTCGCTGCTGCCGCCCGCGGACCCGCAGctgcccctggcctccctggTGTCCATCAACGCGGACAACGGGCAGCTGTTCGCGCTCAGGTCCCTGGATTACGAGGCGCTGCAGGCGTTCGAGTTCGGCGTGCGCGCGGCCGACCGCGGCTCGCCCGCGCTCAGCAGCCAGGCGCGGGTGCGCGTGCTGGTGCTGGACGACAACGACAACGCGCCCTTCGTGCTGTACCCGCCGCAGAACGGCTCTGCGCCCTGCACCGAGCTGGTGCCCAGGGCGGCCGAGGCGGGCTACCTGGTGACCAAGGTGGTGGCGGTGGACGGCGACTCGGGCCAGAACGCCTGGCTGTCGTACCAGCTGCTCAAGGCCACGGAGCCCGGGCTGTTCGGCGTGTGGGCGCACAACGGCGAGGTGCGCACGGCCCGGCTGCTGAGCGAGCGCGACGCCGTCAAGCACAGGCTGGTGGTGCTGGTCAGGGACAATGGCGAGCCGCCGCGCTCGGCCAGCGTCACGCTGCACGTGCTGCTGGTGGACGGCTTCTCGCAGCCCTACCTGCCGCTCCCGGAGGTGGCGGCCGAGGCGCGGGCCGACCCGCTCACCGTCTACTTGGTCGTCGCCTTGGCGTCCGTGTCTTCGCTCTTCCTGTTCTCGGTGCTGGTGTTCGTGGCGGTGCGGCTGTGCAGGCGGAGCCGGGCGGCGTCTGCGGGTCGCTGCTCGGGGCCCGAGGGCCACTTTCCGGGCCACTTGGTGGACGTCAGCGGCACGGGGACCTTGTCGCAGAGCTACCAGTATGAGGTGTGTCTGACGGGAGACTCGGGGTCCAATGAGTTTAAATTTCTGAAGCCAATTATCCCCAGCCTTCCAGTTCCTGACACTGGTAGGAATATAGGGGGAAATGAGAACTTTAGGAATAGCTTTGGATTCAACATtcaataaaattactttaaactttgaatcttttgtttttcttgacaaTCTGTGGATACTTTTTGCCAGTCTATAATGAATATTAGGCTGTACTATAGTTGCATGTACTATCACTTCTTGCGCTCTCCTTATAGTTGCTTTGAAAATCTTTATTAGTGGtcataatgaaatggaaatataatctgtgttttctgtttttttacacttatttggTCATAAATGTTATATTAACAGAGTTAttagtaattttttgttttgataatggTGTTATTTTGCAAGATAATGTTACGAATTATTTGGAGGTACAAACTGATGTATTAAGAGTGAATGCCCCTATATATGTGATTGACTACTAAACATTACattaaatcataaagaaaaaataagtgctGTTGGATCTGGGTGGAAGCATATTGGATTTTATTGCACTATTCACTTTGCAAAGTTTcatcataaagtttaaaaaatgatactCCTCCATATTCAGTACCTAGGGTACCttatttgcttgctttttgtAGTGTTTTTCAAGAATTCACTTTATGACAAAATAAAAGTGACCACATTGAAAATTATTGATTTCTTAAGTAAGTTTCCTTTGTTGTTCTTGTTAAGCTGTTGTGGGGAAGGAGCCTTATAATGCTGTGGGCCTTGatgtcactgttttgttttcttaaataccaTGTTTGctagtttaaatttattttttatattttatgatttaactAGAATATAGGTCATGGTATCATCCTGGGTATGATAATAACTCTCCTTCAGAAGAGTACAGACAGAAACTTCTTAAGAAATTGAAATGAATATTCAAActgttaaagaaatgaatgaggtTCGCTTTTCTATTGATTTGTaagagtaaatataaaaaatctttaatactTTGTGGTCTCTCTCAGATATCCACAAAGAAGGAATGCGTCTGTATTTATGGTTTATAGATATCTCATGGTATTACAGATTATGTCTCTAATATAGAGTAGACAGTTTAATGGAAGATTATAGGTAGAGATTTTCATAGCTATAATGCAATGTGGATATAGAGCTAGTGTAGCTTACATTGTTgtaatttctctcttaaaattagaTATTATAGACTAGATGGTctaataaaatggaatttgacATTGTGAAATGGGTGAAACAAATACCAATTTccttaggaatttttttctttccttcattaaatttttacttattttgtgttgTAATAGGTATTTACTAGTTGtgagaatttcatataaatagatatttaaacagtaaaatcttgaaaaacaatGTTTGGGTCCTCTTAATCCCTCAGACCCATAAGAAGTAAATCTTATGCTTCTTACACACTAATAAGAATAGATAAGAACAGAATAACCTATTTGAATAATGTGGGAACAAATTTGTAGACTACCAGATAGAGTACAAGAGAATAGAATCCAGGGTCAGATCGTTTTATATGAGAAcctggtctcttttttttttaattccaagattttttatttaaattcaagttagttaacatatactgtagtattggtttcaggagtagaatttagtgattcatcacttacatgttgttacccagtactcatcccaacaagtggcctccttaatgcccattgcccatttagcccttatcctcacccacctcccctccagcaaccttcatcagtttgttctctatatttaagagtcttttatggtttgcctccctctctgtttttatcttcttttatttttccttcccttcccctatgttcatcagtttttgtttcttaaattccacatgtgagtgaaatcatagtatttgtctttctgtgactgacttattttgcttagcataatacactctagctccatccacatctttgcaaatggcaagattttattcttttgatagtTGTGTAATattgcacatcttctttatccattcataagtcaatggacatttgggctctttccataatttggctattgttcatagtgctgctataaacattggggtgtatgtgctcCTTTGGATcagtagttttgtatcctttggataaatacctagcagtgcaattgctgagttatagggtagttctatctttaattttctgaggaaccctcacactattttccagagtagctgtaccaggTCATGTTCCCACCAACcctgtaagagggttcccttttctctccatccttgccaacttctattgtttcctgagttgttaattttagccattctgacagatgggaggtagtatctcattgcagttttgacttgtttttccctgatgatgagtcatgttgaccatcttttcatgtgtcttagctatttgtatgtcttatttggagaaatttctgttcatgtcttctgctaattcttaactggattatttatttttggccaTGTTGAGTTTGATTAAGAGAACTTGGTTGTAATAGGGGAGGTGTTAAAATCACTAGGAGGTAGGAGCAAGTCATATTACTTAGAAAATGTTATTGGGAAAATTGGGTcactatataaagaaaatcctGATCTCATGTCATATAAGAATAAACTTTATATGGATCTAAGAGgtgaatttaaagtattttaattgaGGAAATGTAATAAATCtaggtaaaaatatatttatgaccATACTATTAGTTTGAATTTCTTAAACAAGGctttaaaagtacaaaataaagatgaaagttGACAAATATTTCTATCTCAGAACTAGAGGACAGCATAGGCAAGATAAAAGACAGGTAGAAGCTACTTGCAGCAGTTTACCTGAGAAGGATTAATATTCAGATTATTCAAATAATTGTTGCAGATAAGCAAAAATCAAAAAGTCGAGAGacaataagattttttaaaggataaagggaaaagaaattttaaaaagggaaacctaagcctgaaaAGAACTTGAAATGATGCTTGACCTCATTAGTTGGTGAAAAAACATACTACAATAAGACACTAGTTTACACCCATTGCATGcgtaaaaatgagaaatttgcaTAATATCAAGTGGAACAACAGGAAATCACATGTACAGCCCACTTTGAGAGATTTTCATAGTACTTAATGAAATTTAGAATGAATGTACCCTCTGATTCAGGAATTCTACTTCGGGTAAATAAGAcagaaaattctttaatttttaattgaagtatagttgacacacaatgttataagTTTAAGAGGTATAAGCCAGAAAATTTCTTTCACGGATTCACAAATGATATATATAAGAATGTTCATCTTGGGAATCAATCCCAAGAATAGGAGTCAATCCTACATATCCATCAGTGAAACAACtgataaatgaaatgtggaaaaggtttctgaaggatattttattttttattttattagtttttttagtgtttattttatttttgagagagagagagagagagcgtgagcgggagaggggcagagagagagggaaacacagaatctgaagcaggcttccaggctctgagttgtcagcgcagagcctgatgcagggctcgaacccacgaactgcgagatcatgacctgagctgaggttggacgcttaaccgaatgagccacccaggcacccctaaatgccAAAtactttaacgtttatttttatttatttgttttgagagaaacagaggcagcatgagtcagggaggggcagagagagaatcccaagcaggttctgagttGCCAATGCAGGCCTTGACGTGGGGcttatctcatgaaccatgagatcatgacctgtgccaaaatcaagagtcagacacttaactgactgagccaccaaggcacccccccccagatattttgaaaggaagaaagatactGAAATTTATGGCACAGTGCCATACATATCTATGTAATACAtaatatcttatatatttataaatatataaataagcatatTGGAGGGAgagaaatatggaagaaatgcaGGAAAGAAGATGTGTTTAAAGCAGAATAAGGGACACAGAAGTGGGAGATATACCAATGTCAATGACAGAGATTGTGTCTTCCAAGAGATTGTTTTAATTGATTGCAGCATTATAGAGTTGATTTAGTATTGATTAGTTGAAGTTGgtaaaaaatgcatattatttcTCTATCTTCCTGAGGTTAATTGCCCATACTCTAGGAAGCTAAGAGTTGTAACTCTGAGACATAATAATATCCTTGAGACTTATTGTTCATAAGGATGGTATAGATTATGTAGATCAATGCTTCCACTGAAAAAAATTAGCTAATAAGACACTAATATATTATCAGGTCACAATTAATGTCTAAGGGTAATCCAAGGAGATAAATGAACCTAAAACTACCTTTTCCCTGGAATCTATAGAATCCTGGAAAGTGTTTATATAATAAGGGAGGTTTATATAATAAGGTTTATATTTTGATGGTTTATATAATAAGGGAGGAAATCAAAGCATAACAAAGTGAGAAGTTTATAGAAGAGTTCTGCATTAATACAAATGGATCCCTAAGAGATATACCTTTGAGATGAAAGTAAACTGGAAATGGGCAAGTCCTTGTGTGGAAATTCAGCTCTGAACTTGTTAGTGGTTGTTGACAAGTAGTGCTTCCAGATCCTGATGGAACCAAAAGCAGACCTTCTATGTAAGAAAGCTCATCCTAAGGctaaaaacattcatataaatAAGTTTTCCATTCCTAACTTGAACAAAGATACCTGCATACACAAGGAAAAATGACACCATGAGTGAGAGCcagcagaaaaaaaacagaacacagaagTATACCTCAAACATTTTGATTAGCAGACATAATCTAATAATATACTGAACACTTAAAGGTTATACTTGAAGATGTATAGGGAATAAGAAATGTGACAGATTAttaaagaaccaaatagaaatcctatatctgaaatatataaccaaaatttaaattcaatCAAAACTCAATAAAAGGTTTATTAGGAAAGTAGATATTACCAGATGAATAATTTGAGAAGTGAAAGATAGGTCAGAATATAATTTATCTAGCATATAGCTCAGAGAGTTCAGAAGATGAAAAATATGGAGGATATGGTTAGAAACATAGGACAGCTAAAAAGGTTTAAGATAGGatcagaagcaatatttgaaaaatattgtagGGATGTCTGGCTGGTTCATTggtggagcacatgactcttaatcttagggttgtgaattcaagccccacgttgggtgtggagcccacgtaaaaaatttatatatatatattatatatatatataatatatatatataagatatatagagattgcataaattaaaaaatatatataaaaatgaaaacgcATAGGGAAAAGACATGTAATCTTTAAATACATGACAGTTAGACAGACAACTATGTTCCATGTTGACAATCTCTAAACTGTGGCACTGAAAACTAAAAGTAAGATATCTTCAATATGCTGAAAGAGATTAGCAAATCTTCTGCCTTAACAGTCTTTGCACATAAGAGTCATTcaatgagaatcaaatgagagaGATCAGTTTGGGTTTAAATTAAACAAgatggggggggcacctgggtggctcagtcggttggccgAGGGactactgatttcagctcaggtcatgatatcctggCTTGTGGATTCAAGACCTACCCTCAAGCCCCTAGTTAGACTCTGGACTCCACACACTgtcctggagcctgcctggggttctatCTCtaactctttctctgtccctctcctgcttgaactctctctctctctcaaaataaataaactaaaaaattaaacaagatcaTAGGAGAGAGGTGGCGTAAAGACATTTGATTTCTCAAATATAACTTCTTACAGTTTTCCTCTGTCCATTCCTTGCCACAATTTCAAGTCCAGGAGTCTGACCTCTCTTCTAGCCGTCTTCGTTTCTGGTGACATTCATTTCTAGTCTAGTCTTAGTCACCTAAGATCATGGTCACTTTCTGGAGACGGTAGTCTCTCAGAACTACATCATCTCTGAAATCACAAAATCAAGCACACTCCTAATGTACAGCTTACATTCTTTAAGGGCTGCAATCACTATTTATACCAATAAACCCCAAATTAGCTTCTACCCCTCAAACGTCTCTTCTCaactttatttatataatgtaggATCATTTATAGAACTATTTATATGGGATGCTCTATGGATAATTCAAACTcaacatgttttaaattaaaatttttccttcctcaaaCCTAAACATTACCTCCAACTCTAtacctgttcctttcttctcctcttcctgtttttttctatcAGTTAATAGCACCGACATTCACTCCATTCCCTAAACCTGAAAAAAGGTACATTTACTTCACTTTTTCTTATCAGACCTCCTCCATGTTTAAATCTGTCACACATCCTGTaaagttatcattttttaaaatgcttatttttgagagagggagggggcagacagagagggagacagaagatccaaagcaggctctgcactgggctcaaactccggaaccatgggatcatgacctgagccgaagttggatgcttaaccgactgagccatccaggcgtcccttgTCATCTTTTTAATTCAATCTTATTATTGCATTTCTAGTTGAGGTTAATATCAtctccttttatatttaaaagcctTTAAAACATTGCATTTCCACTGATGTAGAGTCCAAATGCCTTGGCAGGGCTTACAAAATATTTGCTTATCTCTCCAGTCTCagttctcatttctttcctcttgctcTATGGCTCAGCCATATTGATCCTATTTTAGTTATTCCAAAACAGTTCTGTCATCTCAGATTTGTACAAGTGTTTTTTGAAATTGTCTGGAAATTTTACTTAACCCCCAATTTTTGTTCCAGGAAAGTGTTTCCTGTATTTCCAAATTCTGGTCAGATGACCCTTATCTATGTCATTAACAATAGCATATGAACTTTTGCTATCATGGTAttcattatgttctttttttaaatgtgtaatcaCTTTTCTGCCTCCATCTTTCAGGACAGGAACTATGTCTGTCTGCTTACCACTGTATCGCTAATACTCACTACTATTCCTAGCACAAgttatatgctcaataaatatttgctcgACAAAGTAATGAATAGAtgagtaaaatatttataattatgccTCTGTAAGGCCTGGGTCTACAAAATAGGTTTATTTTCCACAACTAAACTTGGATCTAGTTTGTTCAACTTTTTAATGTCAGAAACTCGACATATCTTACTTTATTAACTACTGTTGAGTATTTACTTTCTACTGCTGACAGGTAAGTCTCCTACAGAGTATCCCTAAGTAAATAGTACTATTTACTGAACCTGACATGCCCAGCCTCCCCAAAGCAACTATTTGCATGTATCAGTTTCAGTTACAAATGCATGATCTTATTGTCTTTTCTAAGAGACTTTGCTGATAGCTAAAGAAGACTAAAGCCTCtggtttccctttcctttccaattttcctGGGAACGTTCTGCTTACAAAATCAATTACATGAATCCACTTAACTATTTGTAGTTATTTTATACATTGTCTTCAAAGAGAGATCATAACTTACTTGAATTGGGGGCTATATCTTACATATGATTTTTGTATTCACCCAGCTCTTAACAGATTGTGGTTTATTCTGTTAAAGACTGAATAGTAATAGCATCGCATATCACAAAGAATGCAactcagaaaataagaatataggagaaagtgtaatttaaattaatcaatacagaagataaattaatattttgtctCACACTTACTTGACTGTTTAAAACCTGAGAATCTGCAGTCGCGTGGTGGCGCTGCAGGATAAGATGGGGACTTTTCTGTATCATCAAATGCTCTGGTCTCCATTAGTCAGTGGAACTGAGAGCACAGGAGAagcaggaagggggaaaagaggaTTTCAAGAGAAAGCTAAGGAACCAACAACACCTTTGTGGCAGGATTACAAGTCCACAGATTACCAGTGGTCCAGGCTGATAGATGAGAGGAGCAATTTAGGAGCTGTTTGCGACTGAGTTGAAACATTTCTGCAAAAAGACGTTTGGCTAAGGAGCCATGGAGTCAGGAGAGAGGTGCCCTCAGCAGATAAGGCAAGtgctgcttttctttgttttcctgggaGGGTCTTTGGTGTGTTCAGAGCCCTGGCGCTATTCTGTATCAGAGGAAATGGAAATTGGCTCCTTTATAGCCAATGTGGTGAAAGATACAGGTTTGGGTGTTGAAGACTTGGTTGCACGGGGGGCAAGAGTCATCTTTGATGACCATAAACCATATTTACAGTTGGATCAGCAGACTGGCAACTTGCTCTTAAATGAACAACTGGACCGGGAGGCACTTTGCCATCTCACAGAACCATGCATATTGCATTTCCAGGTATTATTTGAAAATCCTTTACAGTTTTTTCGGGCTGAGCTTTGGGTCAATGACATAAATGATCATACCCCTGCATTCCTAGACAAACATATACTTCTGAAAATCTCAGAAGGTACTGCTCCAGGAGCCTCATTTCCAATGGACAGTGCCCAGGACTTGGATGTAGGAAAGAATGGTGTCCAAAACTACACATTAAGCCCCAATCCTTATTTCCATCTTAAATTACAAGACAGTGATGATGGAAGAAAATACCCAGAGCTGTTCCTGGACCAATCTCTGGATCGAGAAAAGGAATCTGAGTTTACATTAATTGTAACAGCTTTGGATGGCGGGTCCCCGTCCAGGTCTGGAACTACACTTGTTCGTATTTTGGTCTTCGATATCAATGACAATGCTCCAGAGTTTGAGAGGTCTGTCTATGAGGTTCAGGTACCAGAAAACAGCCCTCTAGACTCCTTGGTCGTTAGGGTGTCTGCTACAGATTTGGATGCGGGAATATATGGAGAACTATCATACTCATTTTCCCATGTCTCCAGAGACATACggaaaacatttgaaatccaTCCAATTTCTGGTGAAATCCGCTTAAAAGCGCTTCTGGATTTTGAATTAATTCAGTCATTTACAATAAATATTCAGGCAACAGATGGTGGTGGCCTTTCGGGAAAATCAGCAGTTTTAGTTCAGGTTGTGGATGTGAATGACAACCCACCAGAAATAGTCATGACATCTCTTACCAGCCCCATACCAGAAAATTCGTCGCCTGAGATGGTGGTCGCTATTTTCAGTGTAAGAGACCAAGATTCTGGGGACAACGGGAGGATGGTGTGCTCAATTGAGGACGATCTCCCCTTTCTCCTGAAGCCTACCTTCAAGAATTTCTACACTCTGGTAGCAGGACTCCCACTGGACAGAGAAAGCCAGGCCGAGTACAACATCACCATCACCGTCACCGACTTGGGGACCCCCAGGCTGAAAACGCAGCACAGCATAACCGTG belongs to Acinonyx jubatus isolate Ajub_Pintada_27869175 chromosome A1, VMU_Ajub_asm_v1.0, whole genome shotgun sequence and includes:
- the LOC128315501 gene encoding protocadherin beta-14, which translates into the protein MEIKGVLALQKRQVLILFVLLGLSQAGPESVRYSVAEETEVGSFVANLARDLGLGVEELSSREARVVSDDNEKHLQLDLLTGDLLLNEKLDREELCGFTEPCVLHFQMVLENPLEFFRGELHVKDINDHSPMFLDKEILIKISESTSSGTTFLMESAQDLDVGTNSLQNYTLSPNSHFYIKIRDSGDGKIYPELVLDRALDHEEEPELTLTLIALDGGSPPRTGTTLVLIKVLDINDNAPEFAQRLYEVHVLEDTPAGSWIITISAKDMDSGNYGKISYTFLHASEDIRKTFEINPISGEVHLRSCLDFEVIQFYTINIQATDGGGLSEECSLLVKVVDINDNPPEVTISSFTKTIPENASETLVALFSVRDQDAGDNGRMVCSIQDELPFFLKPTFKNFFTLVSEKALDRETRSEYNITITVTDLGTPRLKTQHNITVTVSDVNDNAPAFSQTTYTLRVRENNSPALHIGSVSATDRDSGANAQVTYSLLPPADPQLPLASLVSINADNGQLFALRSLDYEALQAFEFGVRAADRGSPALSSQARVRVLVLDDNDNAPFVLYPPQNGSAPCTELVPRAAEAGYLVTKVVAVDGDSGQNAWLSYQLLKATEPGLFGVWAHNGEVRTARLLSERDAVKHRLVVLVRDNGEPPRSASVTLHVLLVDGFSQPYLPLPEVAAEARADPLTVYLVVALASVSSLFLFSVLVFVAVRLCRRSRAASAGRCSGPEGHFPGHLVDVSGTGTLSQSYQYEVCLTGDSGSNEFKFLKPIIPSLPVPDTGRNIGGNENFRNSFGFNIQ
- the LOC128315504 gene encoding protocadherin beta-18-like, whose protein sequence is MESGERCPQQIRQVLLFFVFLGGSLVCSEPWRYSVSEEMEIGSFIANVVKDTGLGVEDLVARGARVIFDDHKPYLQLDQQTGNLLLNEQLDREALCHLTEPCILHFQVLFENPLQFFRAELWVNDINDHTPAFLDKHILLKISEGTAPGASFPMDSAQDLDVGKNGVQNYTLSPNPYFHLKLQDSDDGRKYPELFLDQSLDREKESEFTLIVTALDGGSPSRSGTTLVRILVFDINDNAPEFERSVYEVQVPENSPLDSLVVRVSATDLDAGIYGELSYSFSHVSRDIRKTFEIHPISGEIRLKALLDFELIQSFTINIQATDGGGLSGKSAVLVQVVDVNDNPPEIVMTSLTSPIPENSSPEMVVAIFSVRDQDSGDNGRMVCSIEDDLPFLLKPTFKNFYTLVAGLPLDRESQAEYNITITVTDLGTPRLKTQHSITVTVSDVNDNAPAFSQTTYTLRVRENNSPALHIGSVSATDRDSGANAQVTYSLLPPADPQLPLASLVSINADNGQLFALRSLDYEALQAFEFGVRAADRGSPALSSQARVRVLVLDDNDNAPFVLYPPQNGSAPCTELVPRAAEAGYLVTKVVAVDGDSGQNAWLSYQLLKATEPGLFGVWAHNGEVRTARLLSERDAVKHRLVVLVRDNGEPPRSASVTLHVLLVDGFSQPYLPLPEVAAAEARADPLTVYLVVALASVSSLFLFSVLVFVAVRLCRRSRAASAGRCSGPEGHFPGHLVDVSGTGTLSQSYQYEVCLRGGSGTSEFKFLKPAIPNVSPPEGKMEESHTFLNGFEFI